The genomic window TGATGATCTTTTCCAAATGCAGTATTTTTAGCCTCATCAATAAGCCTTTTCAGTATGTTATGCTGAGCATTTACGGCATTATTTTTCCATTTGTTAATCTGCCAAACTGCAAATGCCGCAAAGGGTTTACTTAATGCTGCTTTAAGCCCCCAACCCCCTGAAGGGGACTTTTCCTTTCTACCGTTCTTTTCTTTTTCCATAAATTTTATCTGATTTTTAACTCCTCTTCAGGGGGCTGGGGGTTAAACGATATTATGCAAAATATCTGGATGCTCATCGCCTTTATATTCACTCGAAATTTTACGGTAAGCAACTGTTAAGGCTACACTCGAAAGCGGAACGATGATAAATGAACTTAAAATATTTACAATAAAAGCCACCAATGGCCATTGCAGGTAGTTTAACAGCAGATAAATTAAATATCCGCCACCTAAAATAACCAACAACAATAAAATCTTCGTGAAATTTCCTTTAGTGGTAGCCAAACTCAATTTAATCGAATCGAAAGGCGTTGCACCTTTATCAATGATAAAAAACGGGAAAAACGAAATCCTTAGCCAAGTGATAAAAATAGCGATAATGCCAACTGAAATAGCCACATTTTTAACAATTGCCACATTAATCCCAGTATAAATAAAAGGAAAAGCTACCAAAATTACCACCAGATAAACGCCAAGGATACAACCCACAAAATAAAGAGTAGCTACCAGGAACCTAATAATCTGTTGCCTGGTTGGAAGGGTATCTACTATTTTCACATCGTTTTCTTCATCGTCCATTAAATGGAAAATGTATTTAAAGAGTGAAAGGTTGATGGTAAAATAAAGCAATACAAAAATAATTACCATAATTACACTCAAGGCCTTGCTTACATCCTTAATAAAAAAAGCCATTAAACTAGATGCACTCGCAGTAATAAACATCAAAAAACATAGCGTAGCAATCGAGAAATAGTGTTTCTTGGTAATGCTCCACGCCTTTTGAATTACATCATTAACGGCGAACGTACTTTCTTTTAGATAATTTATCATTGTTGTTTGAATACCACTCGTTTAAATAAATCCTGTATAAATCCTAAACCATAAGCGGTTAATTGGATAAATGAAGATATAATGCTCAAAAATGCAACTTTTAACGATTTATTTACTGACCATGAATGAAAAAATATCAACATAAAGTAAATCAATAAGAAGAAGTTACAAACATATGCCAATGGAGGATATATAAAGTTACACAAAATGGTGAAACCAAAACCCAATGTAAACAACGCTGGAAAAAAATGTACAAGTTTTAATTCTTTTGGAAAATGTTTGTAAATATTAATCCTTGCTCTCCCGAAAAAGTGTAATTGTTTGTAAAACTGGCTAAAGCTCGTCCGGCGTTTATGGTAAACCTTTGCATCTGGAATCAACCCGATTTTAAAACCGTTTTCGTGGATGCGGATACTATATTCGATATCTTCGCCCAATCGGGTCAGGATAAAACCACCTACCTTCTCCCAGGCTTGACGGGAAACACCCATGTTAAAACTGCGTGGGTGAAATTGGCCTACGTGCTGTTTGTTTCCGCGGATTCCACCAGTGGTGAAAGGCGAAGTCATAGCATAACTAATTGCTTTTTGCACAGGTGTGAAGCTATCATGCGCGGCATCCGGGCCACCATAGGCATCTAAATGATGCTCATACAAATAGTTCTTAACCGTTTCGAGGTAATTTGCAGGAATTAAACAATCTGAATCGAAAATAACAAAGTAATCGCCTGTAGCCCTTTCGAAACCAAAATTACGGGCAAAACCTTGTCCGGCATTTTCCTTAAAGTAATATTTAATATCCAGTTTATCCGCATAAGAAGCAACAATTGCTTTTGCATCATTTTTTGAACCATCTTCAATAACCAAAACTTCAAACTGCAAATAAGTCTGTTTAGTTAGGGTGTTTAAAAGTTCGTCAATTTCCTGTGGACGATTATAAAGTGGAATAATGATGGAGAAAAACATTTTTTGAGGTTGAGGGTTGAGGGTTTAGAGGTTGAGGGATTGGGCGGATAAAACCTTCCACCGTCATACCTTCTACCTTAATTCCTATTTCTATCAAATATTGGTTTCTTTCTGGTGCGTTACGTGATAAGAGTTCGGCGATAAAACCTGCCAGGAACATCTGCGAACCAACAACAATGGCAACCAGTGATAAATAAAACAATGGTTGATCGGTTACATCGCGATAGGCTAAGCCCTGCCATATCAAATATTTCTTTTCGAATAATATGTAAAATGCCATGATTATGCCGATAAAGAAACTTAAAACGCCTAACGAACCAAAAAAGTGCATTGGGCGTTTGCCGAATTTACCTACAAAGAAAATAGAAAGTAAATCTAAAAAGCCGTTTATAAACCTGCTGAAACCAAATTTAGTTGTGCCGTATTTACGGGCACGATGTTCTACCACCTGCTCGGCTATTTTGCTAAATCCGGCCCATTTGGCAATTACCGGGATGTAGCGGTGCATTTCGCCGTAAACTTCGATGGTTTTGATCACATCGCTACGGTAAGCTTTTAAGCCACAGTTAAAATCGTTCAGTTCTATTCCGCTCATTTTACGGGTAGCGGCGTTGAATAATTTTGTAGGGATAGTTTTCGTAATCGGATCGTAACGTTTCTTCTTCCAGCCTGAAATGATATCAAGCTTTTCTTCTTTTATGCGGCGGTACAATTCAGGAATTTCATCCGGGCTATCCTGCAGATCGGCATCCATGGTAATGACCACATCGCCCTGAGTAGCTTCAAAACCAACATTTAAGGCTGCAGATTTACCGTAGTTCCTTCTAAACTTAATGCCTTTAATGGCAGGGTTTTGAAATCTTAATTCTTCAATCACCTCCCACGATCTATCGGTACTACCATCATCAACCAAAATAATTTCATAGCTGAAATTATTATCGATCATCACTTTATCAATCCATGCCGTTAATTCTGGCAAAGATTCATCTTCATTAAATAAGGGTACTACAACTGATATATCCATTTTTTAAGCATAAACCTCGCAGGTTTAAAACCTGCGAGGTTTGTTTAAAGTAAAACGTGCAAATTTCATCAAATTAAATGACAAAACCTGCACGTTCAAAATTTTTGATATTTAATTCTTGTCTTAAGCAGCTTATAAACTAGGCTCTTTTTTAACTATTGCAGCTGTAATCAGACTGATTATCAAACCTAGTATGGTATAAACAATCGCAGCTCCAAATGCGGTAAAGGCCCACATGTAACCACGCATCATTTCTATTCCTTTAATTTGTTGCTCATTACCGTTCGCTTTTTCAATGGCTGAATCAGCTACTCTATCCAAAGCTGAAGGATCTAGAACTTTATAATATAAAATAAATAGCAATCCTACAAATAATCCTGCATAGGCAGCTACTTTAAATCCTGTAGAAAAAGCTTTACCATAGGTAATATAACCACCAAGCATCTTTCTATAAGTCACCTGAGTATAAAATATTGCTAGGATAAAAACTCCATAAGATAAAACCATCGCAATGATTTTTTCTGCTATAGGTAAATCAGGATCTACCGAGTCAATGCCTAAAAATTTCAGAATAAAAATTAAAACAATCGAATAAACGGCAAAGCTTATTGCAACTTTAAATGCCAGCGCATTTGGTTTCTTTTCTTCTTGGAGTAATTGTTGTTCCATGATAAGTTAATTTAATTATTAATTGTTGTAATTAATATATAAGTAGCAGAATCGAACGATTTGTTACTGCTAAACTGAATTATTTCTTTCGTTGTTTCTGCACTTCCCTCAACATCGAGGAAAAAAGTCATAAATGGAACAAACAATTCTTGCATTTCTTCACTGATATTTAAATTTGCAGCTGTTTTACAAATCTCTTCTACACTGGTTTCTGCTAATTGTTGATTACTGATCAGTTCTTCGTAGATCTCAAATTCATCCTGAAACTCATCGTCTTCTACCAATAAAAATTCTTTCAGGAAATCGCCCAATTCAGGGTCCAAATCTTCATCCTTACACTCTTTAATGTAAAGCAAAAGGTTTAACAATTCTGTTCCTCTATCTATGGTTTCTTCTTCGATATTCGCCCATTCATCACTTTCTAAATAGTCGTCTTCCAGTTTCTGTACGTCACTGCTAAAGAAATTCACCATTAATAAATCGAAAAATACTTCACGTAATTCTTCAAATTTCGGGTGAGAATCGAAAACTGCATCAAAAGCTGTTGCTTTATCTAAAAAGTTGACATCAAGCTCAAAAGCAGCTAATAACTCTGTTTCAAAACCGTCTACATTTGTAGCTGAAACCTCAGCATACTTGTTAATGGCTGCACTTAGTGCTTTTTTTACTCTATTATCCATGATTAAGATTTTTAGGATTTTAGGATGATAAGATTGTATGACCTGAACAACAAATTGTAATTTCCTGCTTTAGTCTTTAAGTTCTTATAACCTGTTAATTTATCAATATTTTTTTTGAACTAATATCTTTTGAGACATGGTTAAGAACTTTATGCCTTCAACCTTAATTCTCCCAGTACTGATTATTATTATAAACCAAAGTTACTTTCCCGTTAAGTTCGGTACCCAATAATGGACTGTTCGCCGATTTTGAGTGGTTGCTTGTGGCATTATACAACCACTTTTCTGTCGTATTGAAAACAGTAAAGTTGGCATCAGCATCTTCTTCGATTACCGGAATAGCTAAATTTAATAATTTACGTGGATTAATGGCCAATTTCTCTACAATTAAAGCAATGTCCAGCCCAGCCTTTAATAATAGTGGCAACACGGTTTGTAAAGCGATGATGCCGTAGTGCGCAATTTCGAACTCTACATTTTTAAATTCGATTTCTTCAGGACGGTGTTGAGAAGTAATGGCATCAATGGTTCCATCTTTTAAACCAGCAATTAGTGCCTTTACATCTGCTTTTCCGCGCAGTGGTGGCTTAACTTTGTAATTACTATCGAAATCACTTAAAAGTTCTTCTGTAAACACCAGGTGATGTGCTGTTACATCGCACGAAACCCGAACGCCGTCTTTCTTTGCTTTACGAATCAAAGCCACAGCCCCGGCAGTTGAAATATTGCTAATGTGGATTTTGGTTTCATTATAAGATGCCAGGAAAATATCACGGGCAATATGCATTTCTTCAGCCAATGCAGGTAAACCTTTCATGCCCAATAGCACAGAGTTTTTGCTCTCGTTAATCTGCGATTTGCCAGCTATGGATTTATTTTCGGGATAAACCATTAATAGTGCATCGAACCCTTTTGCATATTGTAATGCACGGCTCATAAAACCATCGTCTTGTAAGGCCTTATCGCCATCTGAAAAAGCTACTGCACCTGCCTGTTGCATATCAAACAGTTCGGCAAGCTCTTTTGCCTCACGGTTTTGACTTATGGCACCAACAGGTAAAACATCAACTAAGTTGTTTTTGGCCCTATTGATAATGTATTCTACCTGAGATTTCGACTGCACAACCGGACTGGTTTGCGGCAATAAAGCCAAGCCTGTAAAACCTCCAGCTTTTGCGGTTGCAGTTAATGTTTGAATATCTTCCTTGGTTTCGAAACCCGGATCGCCAGCTACGCAGTTTAGATCGAAAAAACCTGGCGTTAAGAAAGCACCCTGAGCATCAAAAACAGTTTCGTTTTTATTGGCAGTTAATTTACCTATGTTTTTAATTTTGCCATTTTCTACCCGAACATCGCATTGTTGATTGTTGAATTTACTTTGCGGATCGGCAACGGCTACATTTTTAACCAGGAGATTCATATTGTTTTTTTTGTGTTGTTAAAAAATCGGATGAGCAAAATTTCTGCTGCAATAAAAATCAGCGACAAAATTAGACAAAGTTTCCATAAAGTCTGCCCGATTTTATTGGCGCCAGCAATTAATTTAACGGCATCTTTATCGGTATCGAATATTTTAAGGTTGCCTTTGTCAGCCAACTGATTGAGTCCTGTTTTATCTAAATAATGCATATCAGATTCTGTTCTGCCATTGTTGAAACTATAAACAGCAAGTAGCGAATCTGCAAGTTTCAGGTTGTAAAAGCCTGCATTTTTTATCTGATCGGCTATGTAAATCAGCGTTTTCCCATTTGCCTGACGGATTTCAGGAATTGCCTCAAAGCCATCCGCAGTAATTTTTAAGCTTTGGTTTTTACCCAGCGTAATCTTTTTACCCGCCAAGGCATTATCATTACCAAGGTTGTAATATAAAGGCGTTTCATTTCCTCCACTCAATGCCAAACGATAAATCAGCGGCACAAAAACCGGATGACGGGCTAAATTCCCATCACTTGTATTAAGCCCTGAAGCAGATAAATACACCTGCCCGTTACCTACGCCATATTTGGAGAAAAATGGTTTTCTGCCAGGCAATAACATAATATCTTCTTTATTGGAGGTGTTTTTGTCGACAAACGAATAATAGCGGGAAACTGTTGGAAGATCAAGATTTTTAGGGATTTCCTCAAAAACAGTCTTGAAAATGGGGTTTTGCAGATCAATCTGGTCAACTTTAGTAGCGGTAGTATTTAACGTTTGAATGTTAGGAAGGGACAATCCGCTTAAAAACGAATTATAAGTTTGAATATTGGCATCTAAATCAGGGAAAAGCACCACCGTACCGCCTGCATTCATATAGGTTTTTAGCTGCTGTGCCAATCCCGTTGATGGATTTTTTAAACCGTTCAACACAATCAGGCCGTAACTAGCAAAATTGCTATAATTTACATTGCTTTCAGCATTCTCAGTAAGTTTGTAATAACGATCGGCAGCAAACAGTGCTTTAATATAATTACCTGCTATGGCTCCGTTAATACTCAGAACCGGAAAACTTTCATCTACCTTAAAACTGAAGGAAAGCGTATCATCAAAGGTTACAGGAAAATCTTTAATGCTGATTAAGCCTTTTTGCCATCCTGCGTTCAGTCCGGAGAAATTCAGTGTATCTTTAACTGTTTTACCTGCGGGGATGGTTACGGCACCCAACCCCTTTTGTTGGTTGTTGATGCTAAGTTTTAGAGGAATATTTTTCGCTTCCTCTTCGGAGTAATTTTTCAACTGTACAACCAAACGCTCATTAGCTCCCGGCTGATGATTTGGCGAAAGTGCCCAAACGCTATCTATTGCAACATTCGGAAGGGTATTGGCATTCAGTTTCAAAAATGAATATTGAATATCTGCTTTTGTATCGAGTTTATTGGTAGTGGAGATATTTTTTTGAAAATCGGAGATCAGAAAGCTATACTTATTTGCAGAACCCGTTAAAACATTCCCCTGCCGGTTGAGTATCTGTTGGAGATTACGGTTTGCTGCCGAGATTTTAACATCATCTAATGCTTTTAAAAACGCTTCCTCGTTTAACAATCGTTGGTGTTTTCCTTCAAAATTATTGGTCAACAGTTGAAAACGATCGTTCATTCCAAAACCTTTTACCAATTCTTTGGCCCGCCGCTTGGCTTCATCAAGCAGGCTGCCATCTTTATTAATGGCTTCCATGCTGTAAGAATTATCGATATAAATGCTTATTACATTGTTTAAAGCAGTTGTTTTTTGATTGTGCGCCGGAATATAAGGCTGGGCAAATGCCAGAACTAAAAAGATGATTGCCAAAATCCGCGACAACAGAATAAGCAGGTTTTTAAGTTTTTCTTTGGAAGAATTTTGTTGTTCTACTTCTTTTAAAAGCTGAACATTAGAGAAATAAACCTTCTTAAACTTCCTGAAATTGAATAAATGAATAATAACCGGGATGGCAACCGATATTAGTGCAAAAAGAAAGCCCGGATAAAGGAAATTCATTAAAAACCAAAGATAGAAAAATTATGGAAAGTGGCGAATTACTATTGTAATAAAGTCGTTTTAATAACTAAAACCCGGAAATTCGATATTTACAATTTTCCAGCCGCCGTTATGCAATGCGAAATACAGTTTAAAAGGTCCGCTTACAATTTTTGATTGTTTTTGAACAACATCTCTATAACCTGCAACCCCTTCAACAAAGCCCATACCCTTATCATCATTCAAAAGCTCGAAATTAACATCGATAATATCGTATCTGCCACCAACATATTCATCAGACCGACCGAAAATACCTTTTAACCGACCAATAATCACATCCTTATCAAGCACTTTATTACCTGGGAGAATAAAAAAATCATTCAGTTCGTGGGTAATGGCCTTCGATTGTTTAAACCAGGCGTTTATAAATCTAATGGCACTATTTACGATATCAGCCTGATGGTTAAATGTGGGGTTGTTCTGCATTGTATCTTTCAAAAAATTAATCGACTGGCCATGGCCAGTCGATTAAAAACTTGGCGAAGTTAACTATTCTTTAGCCTTTCTCTAATTTCGGCGAGAGAATAATCAATTAACAATTTGCCATCTCTGAAAACTTCTTTCAATTCGCCCTCTGCTTCTTCTTCCCAGCTGCATTGATCTTTCAGCTCATATTCGCCTTCTGCATTTTTAAAAATCTGTAGTAAACCTTTTGCTGATTTCTTGGTGCCATCGTCGGTAATCGGATCTTTAAATATTTCGCGACCGATGCCATCTACTTCTCCATAAGTGGCTTTCATCGCAAAACCAAAAGTATCGCGTGTATTATATTGATAGGTGAATGAACCGATGCCAAAAACAACATTGGTAGAAGCAAAACCTTTAGCTTTTAGCCGCTCACAGATCTGTGTAGCCCTTTCGGTAGTAATGCTATCTCCATAAATAGCACCAATCTGCGGTACCAGTTCTTTAAACCCTTTGTTGTTAGTTTTTCCACCGAAAACATCCCAAAGCAGCTCGATTACACCCTTTTTCTCATTTTCGTTTTTGCCATTTGGATTTCCGCAGATAATATCAACCGGATCTCCCGAATCTGGCCTGATTACCACTTTACCTGGACGGGCAATAATATCATCTTTTAAAACAGGTAGATACTCGGTCAATACTTTCCATAAATCCCAGGTATCAGAAACGATAGATACAATTCCTTTCGGGTAAACTTCTAAAATCAAACGTTTAAAGGTTTCAAGTTCTCCGGTATTGGTTCCCATACACATTACAGAGTGTTCTGTTGCAGCTACTGATCCACCAATTAACTCTTTATCTGAATCTGCATTGTAATACTCTTCTAAAAAATCGATGGCTGGAATGGTATCTGTTCCTGTAAAACTCAATAAATGCCCTGCTGCCGAAGTTACCGCAGCTTCTATTCCCCCCATGCCACGCATAGAAAAATCGTGCCCCTGCCAATCTACAAATTCTGGAACTGAAGAGGTTTCTGCGGCATACTGATCCAAAATGGCGCGGTATTGTTTAGCTATTGTAGCAGAATTACATGGCAGCCACACCACCGCTGATAGTAAGGTTTCGAAATAATTGGTCAACCAGAAAAATTCAGACTTTGTATTGTACATGGTAAACATGGGTACACGCAAAGGTACTTCAGCACCTTCTGGTAATGATTTAAAAACCATTGGAATATAACCCAGATCGTGTAAATCAGCTATATGTTGTGTACCTACCAAATTTTCTCCCAGGTAATTATTGATCCTGCGCGCATATTTCTTTAAAATTTCTTCTTTTGGTTGTTTAAAGAAATTTTGGTTAAAATCCTCAATGATGTATTTTTTGATAAAATACTGCAAGCCAAAAAGCACCACATGATTTACGTTTTCTAGCCTGCTTTTTCTTGGCGTCCAGTTAGAATAAACCAATGTAGTATTTTCTGGGTATTGCCTGCGGTGATCTACTTTGTATCCGTCGGTTAATAATAATGGGTTCATCGTTTTTATATTTATAGTTAAATGTTATTTCTTCCTTTTTCATTCGGATACAGGCTTTGTAAAGTGTCACTTTGCCAAAAATCCTTGGATTCGATATCCAAACAGGTTAATTTTCCGGTAAATGCAGCACCAGTATCGATATTCCAAACATTACAACCTTGCATGGGTATGTCAATATTGTAGTAAAGCGTTGGAGTATGACCAATATAAATTTCATTGTAGAGTAATAAACGTTTCGGATAAATCGCTGAATCTTTTTTAATTCTGTTATCCATAGTCAGTGCCATTTCCCAAAGTGTTCTATCCCATGAATAATTGGAAGAATAACGTTCTTTTTCCGGGCCGTGCATGGAAGAAAAACCAGCGTGAATAAAGAGGTTGTTCTGCTCATCAACGTAGTAATCTTTCATGCGTTCAAAGAAATTTAGATGTTTTTGCTTCACTGGATCAGGTATGTTTTTATAACTTTCGATGGTTAATTTACCACCGTGAACAAACCAAACATCATCTACAATACCTTTTTCCAACCAATCGATACACCAGGCATCGTGATTTCCTTTGATAAAAATGCATTGATGGTTTTCTTCCAATTGCATCAGGTAATTGATTACCTGTGCCGATTCACTCCATCCATCCACATAATCACCAAGGAAAATCAGTTTGTCATCTTTTGTTACCTCTGCGCGCTCGAATAACTGAACTAAACCTTTTAATCCCCCGTGTATATCACCTATTGCTAATGTTCTGCCCATGTTAGAATGTCATATATTCAACGGGCACAACATCTGTTAGCCACACATTGTTAGCTGATAAATAAAATTTATAGCCTGCCCTGTGCATCTCTCCACTATTAATAGTAAGGATAACCGGCTTTCCCCTTCTGCCACCTACTTTATTGGCCGTTTCTCTATCGGCACTTAAATGCACGTGCTGTCTGCTCATTTTTTGCAGTCCCTGCGATTTAATATCCGACAGGAACTTTTCAACCGTACCATGATACAGGTAGGCTAATGGTTCGGCTTGATTTAAATTTAATTCAACAGCAATAGAATGTCCTTGGCTTGCCCTTATTTTAGTTTTATCATCATTGAAAGCAAACCTCTTTTTGTCGTTATTTTCAACAATGTAGTCAAGTTGTTCAAAATCTATCCTTCGGTCGTAAAGGTCAAACTTTGCAATTAACTCATTTACATCTGCCCAACCGTTTTCGTCAAGTTCTAAGCCTATGGTTTCTGGCGAATGTCTTAAAATATAGCTGAGTAGTTTACTTATGCCTTTTGTTATTTTATTGTCCATGACTTCAATGTTATTACCCTAATTTCTCTTTGTAGAGCTGATAATTTTCATCGTCGAAACAAACGAAGATTACCTTCTCTATCTTTTCTTTTTCAGCAAAATTATTTACCGTGGCAATGGCAATATCTGCTGCTTTATCTTTAGGGAAATGATAAATCCCTGTGCTGATGTTGGGGAATGCAATAATCTTAACATCATTTTCAACTGCTAAGGTTAAACTGCTACGGTAGCACTCTGCAAGCAAAGTATTTTTTTCCTCACTATCACCATTCCATACAGGTCCAACCGTATGGATCACATATTTTGCCGGTAAATTACCTGCCGTGGTAATTACTGCATTTCCAGTTTTGCAATTCCCTTGTTTATTCCTGATGGCCACGCAAGCTTCTAAAATGGCTTTACCACCTTTTCTATGAATGGCACCATCTACCCCTCCGCCGCCAAGCAAAGAACTGTTTGCTGCATTAACAATTGCATCGGCTTTAATTTCCGTTATATCGGCTTTGATTAGTTCTAAAATCATTTCATCTAATTCGTTACTTAATGATTGGTCTTAACATTAAAGATTCGGTATCTCATCCCTTACTTCCATCAATGCAAAACCTAATAGGTTTAAACCTTTCCAATTTCCGGGAATGAGCGCATTTGAGTTATCTTCGGCCAAACCGATCCCCCAAATTGCATCAACCGGACTGGCTTCAACCAAGATTTTACTTTTAGTTTGTAGAAGGAAAGATTTCAAATCCTCATTTTGAGAAAACTTAAGCAAGTTTCCCTGTTTTACAATTTCATATTTATGAGCATCCCATTTTGTTGCATCGAAGTTTCTAATCTGTCGCCCAAGATCTTTTACATCTTTAGGAGATTTTTTCGCTAATATTTTTTCGAAAACCTGTTGATCATTAAACAATAAAGCCTTTTTTGCCATCATATAATGTTCAGCTGTTTGATAGATGATGTCATTTTCAACAAATGGAGATGGCCACCATTGGCTTAAACAAGCTTTAGAAAGCGTTCCATTTTTCGGCCCCTGATGTCCCCAAAAAAATAGAAATCCATTACTTTCTTTTATATCTGCAACATTATATTTCTGCTTTTTCATAAACACCGCATTCATTTTTTCACAGAGTTCTTCAATTTCATTTTTTTTAACAATTGTATTAAGCCATTTTTCAGGAATAGATTCAAAACCATAAATTAAACCTGCCAAACCGCCTGTAATTGCCCCAGTTGTATCAGTATCATCACCAAGATTAACTGCTTTTAGAACGGCATCCTCATAAGTTTCGGTACTGAGGATACACCATAAGCTAGCTTCGAGACTGTGCAACACATAACCAGAAGAATAAATCTCGCTCTCCGGAACCGTAGAGATATCATTTATCAAAACCCTTTTAAATAATTCAATTTCCTTTTGTTCAAAATCATTATCAGCGATAAATTTTTTGAGTTTAATCTGCATTTTAAGATACGCTTCACTTTTATCCTTTTCCTTTAAAAGCTCCAAGCCATAAACGATATAGATAAAGCAAGCAAAAACCGACCGAAAGTGCGCATGGGTAATG from Flavobacterium sp. W4I14 includes these protein-coding regions:
- a CDS encoding O-acetyl-ADP-ribose deacetylase (regulator of RNase III) (product_source=COG2110; cath_funfam=3.40.220.10; cog=COG2110; ko=KO:K23518; pfam=PF01661; smart=SM00506; superfamily=52949); amino-acid sequence: MILELIKADITEIKADAIVNAANSSLLGGGGVDGAIHRKGGKAILEACVAIRNKQGNCKTGNAVITTAGNLPAKYVIHTVGPVWNGDSEEKNTLLAECYRSSLTLAVENDVKIIAFPNISTGIYHFPKDKAADIAIATVNNFAEKEKIEKVIFVCFDDENYQLYKEKLG
- a CDS encoding putative RNA 2'-phosphotransferase (product_source=KO:K07559; cog=COG1859; ko=KO:K07559; pfam=PF01885; superfamily=56399), with the protein product MDNKITKGISKLLSYILRHSPETIGLELDENGWADVNELIAKFDLYDRRIDFEQLDYIVENNDKKRFAFNDDKTKIRASQGHSIAVELNLNQAEPLAYLYHGTVEKFLSDIKSQGLQKMSRQHVHLSADRETANKVGGRRGKPVILTINSGEMHRAGYKFYLSANNVWLTDVVPVEYMTF
- a CDS encoding preprotein translocase subunit SecG (product_source=COG1314; cog=COG1314; pfam=PF07584; superfamily=52317; tigrfam=TIGR02226; transmembrane_helix_parts=Outside_1_3,TMhelix_4_26,Inside_27_55,TMhelix_56_78,Outside_79_646,TMhelix_647_669,Inside_670_679) translates to MNFLYPGFLFALISVAIPVIIHLFNFRKFKKVYFSNVQLLKEVEQQNSSKEKLKNLLILLSRILAIIFLVLAFAQPYIPAHNQKTTALNNVISIYIDNSYSMEAINKDGSLLDEAKRRAKELVKGFGMNDRFQLLTNNFEGKHQRLLNEEAFLKALDDVKISAANRNLQQILNRQGNVLTGSANKYSFLISDFQKNISTTNKLDTKADIQYSFLKLNANTLPNVAIDSVWALSPNHQPGANERLVVQLKNYSEEEAKNIPLKLSINNQQKGLGAVTIPAGKTVKDTLNFSGLNAGWQKGLISIKDFPVTFDDTLSFSFKVDESFPVLSINGAIAGNYIKALFAADRYYKLTENAESNVNYSNFASYGLIVLNGLKNPSTGLAQQLKTYMNAGGTVVLFPDLDANIQTYNSFLSGLSLPNIQTLNTTATKVDQIDLQNPIFKTVFEEIPKNLDLPTVSRYYSFVDKNTSNKEDIMLLPGRKPFFSKYGVGNGQVYLSASGLNTSDGNLARHPVFVPLIYRLALSGGNETPLYYNLGNDNALAGKKITLGKNQSLKITADGFEAIPEIRQANGKTLIYIADQIKNAGFYNLKLADSLLAVYSFNNGRTESDMHYLDKTGLNQLADKGNLKIFDTDKDAVKLIAGANKIGQTLWKLCLILSLIFIAAEILLIRFFNNTKKTI
- a CDS encoding hypothetical protein (product_source=Hypo-rule applied; cath_funfam=2.40.50.140; superfamily=54427) — encoded protein: MQNNPTFNHQADIVNSAIRFINAWFKQSKAITHELNDFFILPGNKVLDKDVIIGRLKGIFGRSDEYVGGRYDIIDVNFELLNDDKGMGFVEGVAGYRDVVQKQSKIVSGPFKLYFALHNGGWKIVNIEFPGFSY
- a CDS encoding serine/threonine protein phosphatase 1 (product_source=KO:K07313; cath_funfam=3.60.21.10; ko=KO:K07313; pfam=PF00149; superfamily=56300), whose product is MGRTLAIGDIHGGLKGLVQLFERAEVTKDDKLIFLGDYVDGWSESAQVINYLMQLEENHQCIFIKGNHDAWCIDWLEKGIVDDVWFVHGGKLTIESYKNIPDPVKQKHLNFFERMKDYYVDEQNNLFIHAGFSSMHGPEKERYSSNYSWDRTLWEMALTMDNRIKKDSAIYPKRLLLYNEIYIGHTPTLYYNIDIPMQGCNVWNIDTGAAFTGKLTCLDIESKDFWQSDTLQSLYPNEKGRNNI
- a CDS encoding nicotinamide phosphoribosyltransferase (product_source=KO:K03462; cog=COG1488; ko=KO:K03462; pfam=PF04095,PF18127; superfamily=51690) — translated: MNPLLLTDGYKVDHRRQYPENTTLVYSNWTPRKSRLENVNHVVLFGLQYFIKKYIIEDFNQNFFKQPKEEILKKYARRINNYLGENLVGTQHIADLHDLGYIPMVFKSLPEGAEVPLRVPMFTMYNTKSEFFWLTNYFETLLSAVVWLPCNSATIAKQYRAILDQYAAETSSVPEFVDWQGHDFSMRGMGGIEAAVTSAAGHLLSFTGTDTIPAIDFLEEYYNADSDKELIGGSVAATEHSVMCMGTNTGELETFKRLILEVYPKGIVSIVSDTWDLWKVLTEYLPVLKDDIIARPGKVVIRPDSGDPVDIICGNPNGKNENEKKGVIELLWDVFGGKTNNKGFKELVPQIGAIYGDSITTERATQICERLKAKGFASTNVVFGIGSFTYQYNTRDTFGFAMKATYGEVDGIGREIFKDPITDDGTKKSAKGLLQIFKNAEGEYELKDQCSWEEEAEGELKEVFRDGKLLIDYSLAEIRERLKNS